The window tccagccggtcagagaatcccccgccgccccgccctctcctccctgtgccgcaagcagcaggcgcaccttgcaaacggagggcgcccttactcccagcaaatgggcgatagaaaaccgattggtgcctatgacattcccaatatgcgctggctgccgtcggggcagcatgagtacgagcatttatttatttatttacttttttttttttttgccgatgcccgtgatgccgccccccatcacgatgccgccccgggcaaccgcccgtgtcgcccgtatctaaaaccgctactgattgCAACTATAACATATCTATCGATCTATACTGTACATACATGCAAGTAAAAACAGGTTTATAAACAGAATTTATGAGAGCAGAATAATAATCACAGCTTGCTGAAGGTTTAACTGAATGTTGAAAGTTAATGCAAATGTCTTCATAATAAATGGATTGGACTAGTTTTTACGTAGTGCTTTTTTATTCTACTGGAGCACTCAAACTGCCAGTCCCAGAAGAACACTGGTGTATGCAATAATCCAGTTATGATTTACATGATCACTTATATGTTTTTTCAGGCATGTTTATTTTGTCAGTAGAGCGCGTAGACACTCAAAAGCTTTTAGTTTGTGTGAAAACTGAACTGAGAGGTCTGTGACTGTAATTTGTATTTTTCCACAATGTCAGGTTAGCCTAATATTTTGGCACTGGCCTGTGAGTTGACAAATCCAGTTTATTTGTATTAAAATGCATTGGTTGTAAATAATACATTAACAGAAATGTgttaaaatgtggaaaaatgagaaaagaagtcatcttttcattaatatttcaGGGTTGCCTCGTAATGTTCCACCATCTTTAGTCCATTTGACTACATGGTATTGTCAAAGATTTAGCCATGAGTgagaatacaatacaatacaatacaactttatttatatagcacattgaAAACCGaaggtacaccaaagtgcttcacaacaaGGTTAAAACATAAGATATAAGATAAAAGGCTATAACAGAGTATAGGAAACCCCAAAAAGtacagacaaaaaagaaataaaacattagAGCATAGTTTAGAAGACAAAATTACTGAGTATTCATAAATATAAGGTGAGGGTATTAATACAGTGGAACATAAGGATAAGATAAATAACATAAGGGAACAATAACTTTTATTTGAGTGGTCAAAGGACATTATTGTCACATTATTGTgttggtggagtgaggagcaaATGACACTAAATctagaaatgataaatggaCTCGTTCTTATATAACGCTGCTTTACTTCAGTGTCCTCTAtacaacatgtctcattcacacacagtcaTACAAACACTTTTTCTACATCCAAGAGCTTTCTAActgacattcacactctgacaaacacatcagcagcaggttggtgttcagtatcttgcccaaggacactgtggcatacagactggagcagccagggatcgaaccatcAACGTTGTTATTAGTAGATGACCTCCTGCCACAACTACCCCAAAGAAACCCATCATCTATTGGTCTTATTGGATCAGCTGGACCTGAGACATGACGTATCAGGGAAACTGGATACGTGAAATCATTAAAAGTGCCTTAAACTTATTATTTATAATGTGCAGCAGGGACATTGATGTACATGTAGATGTCACAGTCAAGGTAACAGCCTTCATGTAACTTTATAAAAACTGatgacatgtcacatgttttctGGCACGTTCTGGCTTCAGGATGCCTtaagcacattattttttcaaaaCTACTTGCTTAGATGATCAGTATTACCACAGAAAACAATacacttgtttgtttgtttgttaatttatttagaTCATGTGAACCATATACAGAAGTTCATTTagcaacaaaaagaagaaaaaaatgcaatacaTAATAAAGTTAATACATTTCAACATGTCCCAATTGGTAGCTTTggtagccggggatcagtcTGCAGAGCCGCCGCTCCTGGCCGCGCCCGGctcacaatgcacccgacccctacgacgcctcctgcgggtggtgggcctacaGGAGGACGGTCCCATGTCCTtttttcgggctgtgcccggccccatggactaaggcccggccacctgacgctcgccctcgggcaccctccccgggcctggctccagggcggtaATCCTATCCCAGGcaggatgtctgtgaaggttctcagtcatccaggtcatcgtagtcaaatgagtttgcaaagaaaagcgtctggacttctttaagttgcttgaagacgtttcacctctcatccgagaagcttcttcagttctaaggtcaaatggccgagagtcccagatttaaacccagtgggagtatccccaaagagggacaaaggacccctggtgatcctctaatcacatgagccaaggtgtgaaagcgggtgtgggacctaatcagccagggtttcgggtgagctcattgtgaaacctggccccaccttgtcatgtgaattcctgaggtcagatggcccaggatgtgagtgggcgctaaggcgtctggggagggaactcaaccagtttgtgtctgagtgtgtttcagacccagcaacacactcagacagaaactggttcacccgaaagacaaaactccaaaacacagactgaacaacgtggtgtatgctgtacagtgcagcgaggaatgcccagacctctacattggagagaccaaacagccacttcacaagcgtatggcacaacatagaagagccacctccacaggacaagactcagctgtccatctgcatcttaaggtcaaaggtcactctttcgaggatgccaatgttcacatattggacagagaggacagatggtttgaaagaggagtgaaagaggccatctatgtccactgtgagcgaccatctttgaacagaggcggtggtttacgacaccaactgtctgccatctataatccagttttgagttcctcccagacgccttaacgcccactcacatcctgggccatctgacctcaggaattcacatgacaaggtggggccaggtttcacaatgggctcacccgaaaccctggctgattaggtcccacacccgctttcacaccttgacgcatgtgattagaggatcaccagggggtcctttgtccctccttggggggatattcccactgggtttaaatctgggactctcggccatttgaccttagaactgaagaagcttctcggatgagaggtgaaacgtcttcaagcaacttaaagaagtccagacgcttttctttgcaaactcctttgactatcccaggcagggtgaactgttccctcGGTCTTTCACTCAtaggggtcttctgaatcgctttTTGTCAAGAGTGATGTCTTTGCAAtaggagaccctaccagggagCAAAAGCCCCTGGACAACATACAGGTTAGGGTTAGATTATAGAGAttagagattatatctcttggctggcctgggaacgccttggtgttcccccaaaCAAGCTGGAGGACGTGGCTGGGGAGAGGCTTCTCTGCTTgtgctgctgcccccgcgacccggtcccagataagcggaagaagattgatggatggatgggcatTCGAACATTGCTTCACCTGTTCTGATTCAGTTACATATGGAAAAGGAGTGGGAAGAAGTGACACTTACTTAATCCCACCCCTTCACCATAAGTTATCTCCGTGCTGTTACAGAATTTCTATTTACAGTTCTTTGAGCGCCATGtttctttctgctgcagcaCATATCTAATGACAGACAGGCTGCTAATATCAGAGAGAGCTGGTTTAATTAACCACACAATTTACCATTAAGTAGACACCACAGTAATCACTGCTGTTGGCACATGTGATGACATCCAGTGCCAAACTTTCAGACGTGTTATAACAAGATGTTGCTGATTAAAAGTCAAGAGATTAGCAAGTTAAAAGATTAACGTGTCAGTAACCTGTCATGCCCCTGTCAGGTTGGTCAGAGCGAGGCTAAGCAGCAGTCCAAAGCTCTTTAGTTTGACTGTGTATGCAGACGCCTTACAGTCCTTTCTGCAGAACTTCCATACAAACAAACTCAGGTTTTTTTCCTTCAAGCTGGCAGAGGCCATGGGACAAGAGGAAAGTCACAATGAGGAGATGGACTTGGCACGGATTCATGAGCTGTGTGTCATTTTTATGAAGGAGTGTCCAAGCGGTGCCCTGCACCTGCATGAGCTCAAGAAGATCTTTGGAGTCTCAAGCAGCTCTGTAGAGGAGTCCCTTTTCATAGAAACAATATTCAACTCGTTCGACACAAACAAGGTAAAAAGACGGAACAATTTGTctttgcaaaaataaatgtacaACTTTCCTGTAAATGtacctttttgttatttttaaacaggATAACACACTGGATTTCCTCGAGTATGTGGCAGCACTTCACTTGATCTTACGAGGTAATCTTGAAGATCGGCTCAAGTGGTCCTTCAAGATGTATGACAATGATGGAAACGGCAGGCTGGACAGGACGGAGGTGAAACGGCTTGTCAGGGTAAGATAAACTGTGTGATTCAAAGTTTTCCTACTCggcttttcttttcattttgaacAGTATGTTAAGAGTGAAGATTTGTAGAGAAGGAGGATCATCTGGAACAAAGTGTAATCTGCCTTAACTGTGAGAAATTACCTGGTTTCATAACACAAATCTTTTCAAGACGGCTTAAAGTACTACTGCTGTGCACCAGATTAGGCCCAGGGGTCATGTAATGTAGCCTCACGGGGCATTAGATAAACACTTGGACATAATCAGGCCATTCTGGGAGACTGCTGTTGTAAT is drawn from Oreochromis aureus strain Israel breed Guangdong linkage group 1, ZZ_aureus, whole genome shotgun sequence and contains these coding sequences:
- the guca1g gene encoding guanylate cyclase activator 1g; its protein translation is MGQEESHNEEMDLARIHELCVIFMKECPSGALHLHELKKIFGVSSSSVEESLFIETIFNSFDTNKDNTLDFLEYVAALHLILRGNLEDRLKWSFKMYDNDGNGRLDRTEVKRLVRILYKIKLQKTHISMTPSQICDRIFELVDQNNDGEITLLEFMEGAQKDEWVMNLLKLDVNATGWVIQNCGRLQSAT